A region from the Rufibacter sp. DG15C genome encodes:
- a CDS encoding DUF3467 domain-containing protein encodes MAATEQQSQINIELTEEIAEGEYANLAMIAHSHSEFVIDFIRLMPGIPKAKVKARVVITPEHAKRFLAALEENIQKYEESFGGIKQTQEAPSFPLNFGGTIGEA; translated from the coding sequence ATGGCAGCTACGGAACAGCAAAGTCAGATAAACATTGAGCTGACCGAGGAAATTGCAGAAGGGGAATACGCTAACTTAGCCATGATTGCCCATTCACACAGTGAATTTGTAATTGACTTTATCCGCTTGATGCCCGGCATTCCGAAAGCCAAAGTAAAAGCAAGAGTGGTGATTACTCCAGAGCATGCCAAGCGTTTTTTGGCTGCTTTGGAGGAAAACATCCAAAAGTATGAAGAAAGTTTTGGGGGCATAAAGCAGACGCAGGAAGCCCCCAGCTTTCCTCTAAACTTTGGCGGAACCATAGGCGAAGCCTAA
- the rpsG gene encoding 30S ribosomal protein S7: MRKAKPKKRILLPDPKYKETLVTRFVNYMMVDGKKSTAYKIFYDACDLVEKRTKESGLETWRKALNNIMPGVEVKSRRVGGATFQVPTEVRPDRKISLGIKWMISYARKRGEKTMMDKLAGEIIAAAKGEGAAVKKKDDTHRMAEANKAFSHFRF; encoded by the coding sequence ATGAGAAAAGCAAAACCAAAGAAGAGAATTCTTCTTCCTGATCCTAAGTACAAAGAGACTCTAGTTACCAGATTTGTGAATTACATGATGGTGGACGGTAAAAAGAGTACTGCATACAAGATATTCTACGATGCTTGCGACTTAGTTGAGAAAAGAACTAAGGAGAGCGGTCTTGAGACCTGGAGAAAAGCATTGAACAATATCATGCCAGGTGTAGAGGTGAAAAGCCGCCGCGTGGGTGGTGCTACTTTCCAGGTGCCAACTGAGGTACGTCCGGATAGAAAGATTTCACTCGGAATCAAATGGATGATTTCTTATGCTCGCAAGAGAGGTGAGAAAACAATGATGGACAAATTGGCCGGTGAGATCATCGCTGCGGCTAAAGGAGAAGGTGCCGCTGTGAAGAAGAAAGACGATACTCACAGAATGGCGGAAGCCAACAAGGCATTCTCACACTTTAGATTCTAA
- the rpsL gene encoding 30S ribosomal protein S12, whose translation MPTIQQLVRKGREKLTSKSKSPALDSCPQRRGVCTRVYTTTPKKPNSAMRKVARVRLTNGKEVNAYIPGEGHNLQEHSIVLIRGGRVKDLPGVRYHIIRGALDTAGVNGRLQSRSKYGAKRPKPGQPAAAAGKGGKKK comes from the coding sequence ATGCCTACTATACAACAATTAGTAAGAAAGGGAAGAGAGAAACTAACATCTAAGTCTAAATCCCCAGCCCTTGACTCATGTCCGCAGAGACGTGGCGTGTGTACACGCGTTTACACAACCACACCTAAGAAGCCTAACTCAGCAATGAGAAAAGTGGCTCGTGTGCGTTTGACAAACGGCAAAGAAGTCAATGCTTACATCCCTGGTGAAGGCCACAACCTACAGGAGCACTCTATTGTGTTAATCAGAGGTGGTCGTGTGAAAGACTTACCAGGTGTAAGATATCACATCATCCGTGGTGCATTGGATACAGCTGGTGTAAACGGTCGTCTACAGTCCCGTTCTAAGTACGGAGCTAAACGTCCTAAGCCAGGTCAGCCAGCGGCTGCAGCAGGTAAAGGCGGTAAGAAAAAATAA
- the rpoC gene encoding DNA-directed RNA polymerase subunit beta': MALARNKKLVQDFSKVTISLASPESILERSNGEVTKPETINYRTYKPEMGGLFCERIFGPVKDWECHCGKYKRIRYKGIICDRCGVEVTEKKVRRERMGHIELVVPVAHIWYFKSLPNKIGYLLGLPTKKLDQIIYYERYVVIQAGILAEDGVNTLDFLTEDEYLDMIDKLPRENQMLDNHDPNKFIARMGAEALQMLLERISLDDLSYDLRYSAAHETSQQRKADALKRLRVVEAFRDASTRIENKPEWMVIRMVPVIPPELRPLVPLDGGRFATSDLNDLYRRVIIRNNRLKRLIEIKAPEVILRNEKRMLQEAVDSLFDNSRKVNAVRAEGNRALKSLSDMLKGKQGRFRQNLLGKRVDYSGRSVIVVGPELKLHECGLPKNMAAELFKPFIIRKLIERGIVKTVKSAKKIVDRKDPVVWDILENVLKGHPVLLNRAPTLHRLGIQAFQPKLIEGKAIQLHPLVCTAFNADFDGDQMAVHVPLGPAAVLEASMLMLAAHNILNPANGAPIAVPSQDMVLGLYYVTKGKRTTEKEKIQGEGMSFYSAEEVIIAINEGRLSKQAYIKVRAKVAGENGELTTQLIETVAGRVLFNQLVPEAVGYVDELLTKKKLQQIISRVFKVTGMARTAQFLDDIKTLGFQSAYKGGLSMGLGDIVIPKEKDILVAEAKKDVDAVWANYSMGLITDNERYNQVIDIWTRINNQITETLMSRLEKDDQGFNSIFMMMHSGARGSREQIRQLGGMRGLMAKPQKSLQGSVGEIIENPILSNFKEGLDVIEYFISTHGARKGLADTALKTADAGYLTRRLVDVSQDVIVNEPDCGTLRGLEVSALKDNEDIVESLSERILGRVNVHDIVNPHTNEVILESGNEITEEVAKIIEGTAIEAVEIRSVLTCETKRGICAKCYGRNLSTGRMVQKGEAVGVIAAQSIGEPGTQLTLRTFHVGGTASNIAVDAAIRAKFNGKIEFEDVRTIDTTNAEGDRVKVVMGRSGEVKVVDPNTGKLLISNHVPYGSFLVVDEGQEVAKGDELCNWDPYNAVILSEFDGSIEYDSIVEGITYREESDEQTGHREKVIIETKDKTKNPAIVVNPANGEPKGYNIPVGAHITVEDGQKINAGQIVAKIPRAIGKTRDITGGLPRVTELFEARNPSNPAVVSEIDGVVTYGGIKRGNREIYIESKDGVKKKYMVPLSKHILVQDNDFVRAGVPLSDGAITPNDILNIQGPGAVQEYLVNEIQEVYRLQGVKINDKHIEVVVRQMMQKVNVLDPGDTSFLENQTVDKVTFMEENDMIIDMKVVEDAGDSTAMKPGMIVTARRLRDENSSLKRRDLRIVTVRDAQPAVSRPTLQGITQASLGTQSFISAASFQETTKVLSEAAIKGKADELLGLKENVIVGHLIPAGTGLREYTKLIVGSKDEYEALTASRQSGVKSKQGELQEK; encoded by the coding sequence ATGGCGTTAGCAAGAAATAAAAAGTTAGTTCAAGACTTCTCTAAAGTAACCATCAGCTTGGCTTCTCCAGAATCAATCCTGGAGAGATCAAACGGAGAGGTGACTAAGCCGGAAACGATCAACTACAGAACCTACAAGCCAGAGATGGGTGGTCTGTTCTGCGAGCGTATTTTCGGACCAGTGAAGGATTGGGAGTGCCACTGCGGTAAATACAAGAGAATCCGTTACAAAGGGATTATCTGTGACCGTTGCGGAGTTGAGGTAACTGAAAAGAAAGTGCGTCGTGAGCGCATGGGCCATATTGAATTAGTAGTACCGGTAGCACATATCTGGTACTTTAAGTCATTGCCAAACAAAATTGGTTATCTATTGGGTCTGCCAACCAAGAAATTGGACCAGATCATTTACTATGAGCGGTATGTAGTTATTCAGGCAGGTATCTTGGCAGAAGACGGTGTGAACACACTGGACTTCTTGACTGAGGACGAGTACCTGGACATGATTGACAAGCTTCCTCGTGAGAACCAAATGTTGGACAACCATGATCCAAACAAGTTCATCGCGAGAATGGGTGCCGAGGCGTTACAAATGCTTTTGGAGCGCATCAGCTTAGATGACCTATCGTATGATTTGCGTTACTCTGCCGCTCATGAGACTTCTCAGCAGCGTAAGGCAGATGCTTTAAAGCGCCTTCGCGTGGTTGAAGCATTCCGTGACGCTTCTACCAGAATTGAGAACAAGCCTGAGTGGATGGTTATCCGCATGGTGCCTGTGATTCCGCCGGAATTGCGTCCATTGGTTCCCTTGGATGGCGGTCGTTTCGCAACCTCAGATTTGAACGACTTATATCGTCGTGTAATCATCCGTAATAACCGTCTTAAGCGCTTGATAGAGATCAAGGCGCCAGAGGTGATTCTGCGGAATGAGAAGCGTATGCTACAAGAGGCCGTGGATTCTCTGTTTGACAACTCACGTAAAGTGAATGCTGTTAGAGCAGAGGGTAACCGCGCCTTGAAATCTTTATCTGACATGCTGAAAGGTAAGCAAGGACGTTTCCGTCAAAACTTGCTTGGTAAGCGTGTGGATTATTCTGGCCGTTCTGTAATTGTAGTAGGACCAGAGTTGAAACTGCATGAGTGCGGTCTACCTAAGAACATGGCGGCTGAGCTTTTCAAACCGTTCATCATCCGTAAGCTTATTGAGCGCGGTATTGTGAAGACGGTAAAGTCTGCTAAGAAAATTGTAGACAGAAAAGACCCAGTGGTTTGGGATATCCTTGAAAATGTATTGAAAGGACACCCAGTACTATTGAACCGTGCTCCTACGCTCCACAGATTAGGTATTCAGGCATTCCAGCCAAAGCTGATTGAAGGAAAAGCAATCCAGTTGCACCCATTGGTGTGTACGGCCTTTAACGCTGACTTTGACGGTGACCAGATGGCGGTGCACGTTCCACTAGGACCTGCTGCTGTTTTGGAAGCCTCTATGTTGATGCTGGCTGCCCACAATATCTTGAACCCTGCTAACGGTGCTCCAATTGCAGTACCTTCTCAGGACATGGTATTGGGTCTGTATTATGTAACCAAAGGAAAACGTACCACTGAGAAGGAGAAAATCCAAGGTGAGGGTATGTCTTTCTATAGCGCTGAAGAGGTAATCATTGCCATCAATGAAGGTAGATTATCTAAGCAAGCATATATCAAAGTTAGAGCAAAAGTTGCCGGCGAAAACGGAGAGTTAACTACTCAGTTAATTGAAACAGTTGCCGGTAGAGTGCTCTTTAACCAGTTGGTACCAGAGGCGGTGGGCTATGTAGACGAACTTCTTACTAAGAAGAAGCTACAGCAGATCATCTCGCGTGTATTCAAGGTGACAGGAATGGCCAGAACGGCTCAGTTCCTGGATGATATCAAAACCCTAGGATTCCAGTCTGCTTACAAAGGCGGTCTGTCCATGGGTCTTGGTGACATTGTGATCCCGAAAGAGAAAGACATCTTGGTAGCAGAAGCTAAGAAAGATGTGGACGCTGTTTGGGCCAACTACTCAATGGGTCTTATCACAGACAATGAGCGTTATAACCAAGTAATTGATATCTGGACACGTATCAACAACCAGATCACAGAAACGTTGATGAGCCGTCTTGAAAAAGACGATCAAGGTTTCAACTCCATCTTCATGATGATGCACTCCGGAGCCCGTGGTTCTAGAGAGCAGATTCGTCAGCTGGGTGGTATGAGAGGTTTGATGGCTAAGCCACAAAAATCATTGCAAGGATCTGTAGGGGAGATTATTGAAAACCCAATTCTATCTAACTTTAAAGAAGGTCTAGATGTAATTGAGTACTTCATCTCTACCCACGGTGCCCGTAAAGGTCTAGCGGATACTGCCTTGAAAACGGCAGATGCGGGTTACTTGACTCGTCGTCTGGTAGACGTTTCTCAAGACGTAATCGTGAATGAGCCTGACTGCGGTACTTTGCGTGGTCTTGAGGTGAGCGCCTTGAAAGACAACGAGGATATTGTTGAGTCTCTATCTGAGCGTATCCTGGGCCGTGTGAACGTTCATGATATCGTGAACCCACACACCAATGAAGTTATCCTTGAGTCTGGTAATGAAATTACCGAGGAGGTAGCTAAAATCATTGAAGGTACCGCCATTGAGGCTGTTGAGATCCGTTCAGTGTTGACGTGTGAGACCAAGCGTGGTATTTGTGCCAAATGCTACGGTCGTAACTTGTCTACGGGTAGAATGGTGCAGAAAGGGGAAGCCGTTGGGGTTATCGCCGCACAATCTATTGGTGAGCCAGGTACACAGTTGACCCTTCGTACTTTCCACGTAGGTGGTACTGCCTCTAACATTGCGGTAGATGCAGCCATCCGTGCCAAGTTCAACGGTAAGATTGAGTTTGAAGACGTTAGAACTATTGATACCACCAATGCTGAAGGTGACCGCGTGAAAGTGGTAATGGGACGCTCTGGTGAAGTTAAAGTAGTTGATCCTAATACCGGCAAATTGTTGATCAGTAACCACGTTCCTTATGGTTCATTTTTAGTAGTGGATGAAGGACAAGAGGTTGCCAAAGGCGATGAGCTATGTAACTGGGATCCATACAACGCGGTTATCTTGTCAGAGTTTGACGGGTCTATTGAGTATGATTCCATCGTGGAAGGTATCACCTACCGTGAGGAGTCAGATGAGCAGACTGGTCACCGTGAGAAGGTTATCATTGAAACGAAGGATAAGACCAAAAACCCTGCTATCGTCGTGAACCCTGCCAATGGCGAGCCGAAAGGTTACAACATTCCAGTAGGTGCCCACATCACGGTAGAAGATGGTCAGAAGATCAACGCTGGTCAGATTGTGGCTAAGATCCCTCGTGCCATTGGTAAAACCCGCGACATTACGGGTGGTCTACCACGCGTTACGGAGCTCTTTGAGGCACGTAACCCGTCTAACCCAGCCGTAGTGAGTGAGATTGACGGCGTAGTAACCTATGGTGGTATAAAGCGCGGTAACCGCGAGATTTATATTGAGTCTAAGGATGGCGTGAAGAAGAAGTACATGGTGCCTCTTTCCAAGCACATCCTAGTTCAGGACAATGACTTTGTGCGTGCCGGTGTTCCATTATCTGATGGTGCCATCACTCCAAATGACATCCTGAACATCCAAGGCCCAGGTGCCGTGCAAGAATACCTAGTGAATGAAATTCAGGAGGTATACCGCTTGCAAGGTGTGAAGATCAATGACAAGCACATTGAAGTAGTGGTTCGTCAGATGATGCAGAAAGTGAATGTTCTTGACCCAGGTGATACTAGCTTCCTAGAGAACCAGACAGTGGACAAGGTAACGTTCATGGAAGAGAATGACATGATCATTGACATGAAAGTAGTGGAGGATGCAGGAGACTCAACCGCCATGAAACCAGGTATGATCGTGACGGCTCGCCGTCTGCGTGATGAGAACTCTAGCTTAAAGCGTCGTGACCTTCGCATTGTGACGGTACGTGATGCCCAGCCAGCGGTGTCTAGACCAACCCTACAAGGTATCACACAAGCATCCCTTGGTACGCAAAGCTTTATCTCAGCGGCATCCTTCCAGGAGACTACTAAGGTATTGAGCGAGGCAGCTATCAAAGGAAAGGCGGATGAGTTGTTAGGCTTGAAAGAGAACGTAATTGTGGGTCACTTAATCCCGGCAGGTACTGGACTTAGAGAGTACACTAAACTAATTGTTGGATCCAAGGATGAGTATGAAGCTCTTACTGCCAGCAGACAGTCAGGTGTGAAATCTAAGCAAGGCGAACTGCAGGAGAAATAA
- the rpoB gene encoding DNA-directed RNA polymerase subunit beta — protein sequence MATSKTTERINFASIKKVIEYPDFLDVQLKSFQDFFQLETAAENRTEEGLFKVFAENFPISDSRENFVLEFVDYHVDPPKYSVDECIDRGLTYSVPLKAKLRLICNDDDNEDFETIEQEVFLGNIPYMTEKGSFVINGAERVIVSQLHRSPGVFFAQSKHTNGTKLYSARIIPFKGSWIEFATDVNNVMYAYIDRKKKFPVTTLLRAIGYGTDKDILDLFGLSEEVKADKKTLKKVVGRKLAARVLRTWTEDFVDEDTGEVVSIDRNEVILERDSEVTEDDLDIIIDSGVKSIILHRENVNIADYTIIYNTLQKDNSNSEQEAVEQIYRQLRNTEAPDVETARDIIQKLFFSDKRYDLGDVGRYRINKKLGLDKNWEAKVLTNEDIVLIVKYLIGLINSRAVVDDIDHLSNRRVRTVGEQLYAQFGVGLARMARTIKERMNVRDNEEFKPVDLINARTLSSVINSFFGTNQLSQFMDQTNPLAEITHKRRVSALGPGGLSRERAGFEVRDVHYTHYGRLCTIETPEGPNIGLISSLCVHARVNSMGFIETPYRNVVNGKVDVTSTVKYLTAEEEDTHHIAQANARIDEEGNFVNDKVKGRFEGDFPVVEPERYTYMDVAPNQIVSVAASLIPFLEHDDANRALMGSNMQRQAVPLVKPQAPIVGTGLEGRAALDSRALVRAEGEGEVHFVDADRIIIRYDLSDIEKLISFDAEFVTYDLIKFRRTNQDTCINLTPLVKKGEKVTKGQPLCEGYATNQGELALGRNLQVAFMPWQGYNFEDAIVISERVVRDDIFTSIHIEEFELEVRETKRGEEELTSEIPNVSEEAVRNLDENGIIRIGAEVREGDILIGKITPKGETDPTPEEKLLRAIFGDKAGDVKDASLKAPPSLNGVVIETKLFSRPKKDKNLRAKSKKEVEDLKVKYNSELKAVKTVMVEKLIALLEGKTSQGVRHRFGDEMIAKGAKFGKKNITEGLFPDKNPYKDESNYAVAEEVNIFKDLILEGWTADEQTNKMLLELVKNYTKRRNTISARFKRDRFTLEVGDELPAGIVQLAKVYIAKKRKLKVGDKMAGRHGNKGVVARIVRDEDMPFLEDGTPMDIVLNPLGVPSRMNIGQIYETVLGWAGLKLGRKYATPIFDGASEEEVSAELKEAGVPVYGRTYLFDGLSGDRFDQPVTVGVIYMLKLGHLVDDKMHARSIGPYSLITQQPLGGKAQFGGQRFGEMEVWALEAFGAANVLQEILTVKSDDVIGRAKAYEAIVKGDVLPKPNIPESFNVLIHELRGLALEITLD from the coding sequence TTGGCTACAAGTAAAACGACAGAGCGGATTAATTTCGCTTCCATCAAAAAGGTCATTGAGTATCCCGACTTTTTGGATGTACAGCTGAAGTCCTTCCAGGACTTTTTCCAATTGGAAACAGCCGCCGAAAACCGCACAGAAGAAGGTCTTTTCAAAGTGTTTGCAGAGAACTTTCCTATCTCTGACTCAAGAGAGAACTTCGTTCTTGAATTCGTTGACTACCACGTTGATCCTCCAAAATACTCAGTTGATGAGTGTATTGACCGCGGCTTAACGTATTCTGTTCCGTTGAAAGCAAAACTTCGTCTCATCTGTAATGATGATGACAATGAGGATTTTGAGACAATTGAACAAGAGGTGTTCTTAGGGAACATCCCCTACATGACTGAGAAAGGTTCATTTGTGATTAATGGCGCCGAGCGCGTGATTGTATCTCAGTTGCACCGCTCACCTGGCGTGTTCTTCGCGCAAAGCAAGCACACCAACGGTACCAAACTATATTCTGCCAGAATCATTCCTTTTAAAGGATCTTGGATAGAATTCGCGACAGACGTGAACAACGTGATGTACGCATACATTGACCGTAAGAAGAAATTCCCGGTTACCACTCTTTTAAGAGCCATCGGTTATGGTACTGACAAAGACATCCTAGACTTGTTCGGGTTGTCTGAGGAAGTAAAAGCCGATAAGAAAACGCTTAAGAAAGTTGTTGGTAGAAAGTTAGCTGCACGGGTTCTTAGAACCTGGACAGAGGACTTCGTAGATGAGGACACTGGTGAAGTAGTTTCAATTGACCGTAATGAGGTAATCTTAGAGCGTGACTCTGAGGTAACTGAGGACGATCTTGATATCATCATTGACTCTGGTGTTAAGTCTATCATTCTTCATCGGGAGAATGTAAACATTGCAGACTACACCATCATTTACAATACTCTACAGAAAGATAACTCTAACTCTGAGCAGGAAGCCGTAGAGCAGATCTACCGCCAGTTGCGTAACACAGAGGCGCCAGACGTTGAGACGGCTAGAGACATCATCCAGAAGTTGTTCTTCAGTGATAAGCGTTATGATCTAGGAGATGTTGGTCGCTATAGAATCAACAAGAAGCTAGGCCTTGACAAAAACTGGGAAGCCAAGGTATTGACCAATGAGGACATCGTTCTTATTGTGAAGTACCTGATTGGTTTGATTAACTCACGTGCGGTAGTGGATGATATTGACCACTTAAGTAACCGTAGAGTAAGAACCGTTGGTGAGCAGTTGTATGCGCAGTTTGGTGTAGGTCTTGCCCGTATGGCCAGAACCATCAAGGAGCGTATGAACGTGCGTGACAACGAGGAGTTCAAGCCAGTAGACTTGATCAACGCCAGAACATTGTCTTCTGTGATCAACTCTTTCTTTGGTACCAACCAGTTGTCTCAGTTCATGGACCAGACCAACCCATTGGCAGAAATCACGCACAAGCGTCGTGTGTCTGCACTAGGGCCAGGAGGTCTATCCAGAGAGCGCGCCGGTTTTGAGGTTCGTGACGTTCACTACACCCACTACGGTCGTCTTTGTACTATTGAAACACCAGAGGGACCAAACATTGGTTTGATTTCTTCTCTGTGTGTGCACGCACGCGTCAACAGCATGGGCTTTATTGAGACACCTTACAGAAATGTGGTGAACGGTAAAGTGGATGTGACGTCTACCGTGAAATACCTGACAGCTGAAGAAGAAGATACCCACCACATTGCACAGGCAAATGCCCGCATTGATGAAGAAGGTAACTTCGTAAACGATAAAGTAAAAGGCCGTTTTGAAGGTGACTTCCCGGTAGTAGAGCCAGAGCGCTATACCTACATGGACGTTGCTCCTAACCAAATCGTTTCGGTAGCAGCCTCATTGATTCCTTTCTTGGAGCATGATGATGCTAACCGTGCCTTGATGGGATCTAACATGCAGCGCCAGGCGGTTCCTTTGGTGAAGCCACAAGCTCCAATTGTAGGAACTGGTCTAGAAGGCAGAGCCGCTTTGGACTCCAGAGCTTTGGTTCGTGCTGAAGGCGAAGGTGAGGTTCATTTTGTAGATGCAGATAGAATCATCATCCGTTATGACCTAAGCGATATTGAGAAGCTAATTAGCTTTGACGCTGAGTTTGTAACCTATGACTTGATCAAATTCCGTCGTACCAACCAAGACACTTGTATCAACTTGACTCCTTTGGTTAAAAAAGGAGAGAAAGTAACCAAGGGTCAGCCATTATGCGAAGGTTACGCTACTAACCAAGGCGAACTTGCCTTAGGTAGAAACTTACAGGTTGCGTTCATGCCTTGGCAAGGATACAACTTTGAGGATGCTATTGTTATCTCTGAGCGTGTAGTGAGAGATGACATCTTTACTTCAATTCACATTGAGGAGTTTGAACTGGAAGTTCGTGAGACGAAGCGTGGCGAGGAGGAATTAACCTCTGAAATCCCGAACGTGAGCGAAGAAGCAGTTCGTAACCTGGATGAGAACGGTATCATCAGAATTGGTGCCGAGGTACGTGAAGGTGATATCTTGATTGGTAAAATCACTCCAAAAGGAGAGACGGATCCAACGCCAGAAGAGAAACTTCTTCGTGCCATCTTCGGTGACAAAGCCGGTGATGTGAAGGATGCATCCTTGAAAGCGCCGCCATCCTTGAATGGTGTGGTTATTGAAACCAAACTCTTCTCTCGTCCTAAGAAAGACAAAAACCTTCGGGCCAAGTCTAAGAAGGAAGTAGAAGACCTGAAAGTGAAATACAACAGCGAGCTTAAAGCAGTGAAAACTGTGATGGTTGAGAAGCTGATTGCTCTACTTGAAGGTAAAACTAGCCAAGGCGTCCGTCACCGTTTCGGGGATGAGATGATTGCCAAAGGTGCCAAGTTTGGTAAGAAGAACATCACGGAAGGTCTATTCCCTGATAAGAACCCTTACAAGGACGAAAGCAACTATGCCGTAGCCGAAGAGGTGAACATCTTTAAGGATCTGATCCTAGAAGGATGGACCGCAGATGAGCAGACAAACAAAATGTTGTTGGAGTTGGTGAAAAACTACACCAAGCGCCGCAACACTATCTCTGCCCGTTTCAAACGTGATCGCTTCACTCTTGAGGTAGGTGATGAGTTACCAGCCGGTATCGTGCAGTTGGCCAAAGTCTACATCGCTAAGAAGCGCAAGCTGAAAGTAGGTGATAAGATGGCGGGTCGTCACGGTAACAAAGGGGTTGTAGCTCGTATCGTGCGTGATGAGGACATGCCGTTCTTAGAAGATGGAACACCAATGGACATCGTTTTGAACCCACTAGGGGTACCTTCCAGGATGAACATCGGGCAGATCTACGAGACCGTACTTGGTTGGGCTGGTCTGAAATTGGGACGCAAGTATGCGACGCCAATCTTTGACGGTGCTTCTGAAGAAGAAGTATCTGCTGAGTTGAAAGAAGCAGGCGTTCCTGTATATGGCCGTACCTATCTATTTGATGGTTTGAGCGGAGATCGTTTTGATCAACCAGTAACCGTTGGTGTGATTTACATGCTGAAACTAGGTCACTTGGTAGATGATAAGATGCACGCACGTTCTATCGGACCATACTCATTGATCACGCAGCAGCCATTGGGTGGTAAAGCCCAGTTTGGTGGTCAGCGTTTTGGTGAGATGGAGGTGTGGGCATTGGAGGCCTTCGGTGCCGCCAACGTTTTACAAGAAATCCTGACCGTGAAGTCAGATGACGTGATTGGTCGTGCAAAGGCCTATGAAGCCATTGTAAAAGGAGACGTGTTGCCTAAGCCAAATATCCCTGAGTCGTTCAACGTGTTGATTCACGAACTCAGAGGCTTGGCCCTAGAGATTACGCTGGACTAA